One segment of Synechococcus sp. A15-24 DNA contains the following:
- a CDS encoding nuclear transport factor 2 family protein encodes MTGKPPFPPFTLETAQQKARMAENAWNSKDPDKVSLAYTEDSFWRNRSEFIHGRAEILAFLQRKWAKELDYKLIKEVWAYSGNRIAVRFQYEWHDSEGQWFRAHGNENWEFAENGLMRRREASINDVPIAEGDLLFTWGDGPRPDDFPGLTELGL; translated from the coding sequence ATGACCGGAAAACCTCCCTTTCCACCGTTCACCCTCGAAACCGCGCAGCAGAAGGCACGGATGGCCGAAAATGCATGGAACAGCAAGGATCCAGACAAGGTTTCATTGGCCTATACGGAGGACAGTTTCTGGCGTAATCGCAGTGAATTCATCCACGGCCGGGCTGAGATTCTCGCTTTTTTGCAACGCAAGTGGGCGAAGGAACTGGACTACAAATTGATCAAAGAAGTGTGGGCGTATTCCGGTAACCGCATCGCTGTGCGTTTCCAATATGAGTGGCATGACTCCGAGGGGCAGTGGTTTCGCGCCCATGGCAACGAGAACTGGGAATTTGCCGAGAACGGGTTGATGCGCCGGCGTGAGGCCAGCATCAACGACGTGCCGATCGCGGAGGGCGATCTCCTGTTCACCTGGGGTGATGGCCCAAGACCCGATGATTTCCCGGGTCTGACGGAACTGGGCCTCTGA
- a CDS encoding MSMEG_0570 family nitrogen starvation response protein — protein MPEVRFQLEWPDGQSSTLYSPSTVILEYLKPGDSFRVSELESLGVRALRAASERVRARYGFACTRTDEEESQLRLWIARYEPDQNVRVISQLP, from the coding sequence ATGCCTGAGGTTCGCTTTCAGTTGGAATGGCCGGATGGCCAATCCAGCACGTTGTATTCACCATCAACTGTGATTCTTGAGTATCTGAAACCCGGAGATTCATTTCGGGTGTCGGAACTGGAATCGTTGGGTGTCAGGGCACTGCGGGCCGCCTCCGAACGGGTTCGTGCCCGCTATGGATTTGCCTGCACCCGCACGGATGAAGAGGAATCCCAGCTGCGCCTGTGGATTGCCCGCTACGAGCCCGATCAGAACGTGCGGGTGATCAGCCAGTTGCCCTGA
- a CDS encoding sll0787 family AIR synthase-like protein — translation MSFAELMDGLRLHSGLLAKRDIQPAAGMFCHQPFPQLGAAGMLGDDAALLPRENGQLLLACEGMHPGLVEEDPWFAGWSGVLVNLSDIAAMGGRPLALVNSVWSGGADALQPLLEGMRFACERFGVPMVGGHSNLQSPYTALSVAVLGVAEGPVLSARVAAPGDELWMLVNKSGAFYRHYPFWDAATHATPARLRSHLGLLPALAAEGLVRAAKDISMGGLTGTSVMFAEACGLELSIDLDAVDRPDGVEEQAWLSCFPSFGYLLAVDPSRTPTLVRMLQGDPDLICCRIGRFSTGECRVLLQRSGALDCLWEGASGLTGFGCGG, via the coding sequence CAGCGGCCGGGATGTTTTGCCACCAGCCTTTCCCACAGCTTGGTGCAGCGGGGATGCTGGGGGATGATGCCGCTCTGCTGCCTCGCGAGAACGGCCAGCTGTTGCTGGCCTGTGAGGGCATGCATCCTGGGCTGGTGGAGGAGGACCCGTGGTTTGCCGGCTGGAGCGGTGTGCTGGTGAATCTGAGCGACATCGCGGCGATGGGCGGTCGACCGCTGGCGTTGGTCAACAGTGTCTGGAGTGGTGGTGCCGATGCGTTGCAGCCTCTGCTGGAGGGTATGCGATTCGCCTGTGAGCGCTTCGGAGTGCCGATGGTGGGGGGGCATTCCAATCTGCAGAGTCCCTACACAGCCTTGTCGGTTGCCGTTCTTGGGGTGGCAGAGGGGCCGGTGCTCTCCGCCCGGGTTGCAGCACCCGGCGACGAACTGTGGATGCTCGTGAACAAAAGCGGAGCCTTCTACCGCCATTACCCCTTCTGGGATGCGGCCACCCATGCCACCCCAGCTCGACTGCGCTCCCATCTGGGCCTGCTGCCGGCACTGGCGGCTGAGGGCCTGGTGCGCGCTGCCAAGGACATCAGCATGGGTGGACTGACGGGAACGTCGGTGATGTTTGCCGAAGCGTGTGGCTTGGAGCTCAGCATCGATCTGGATGCGGTGGACCGCCCTGATGGGGTGGAGGAACAGGCCTGGCTCAGCTGTTTCCCGAGCTTCGGCTACTTGCTGGCCGTGGATCCGTCCCGGACTCCAACCCTGGTGCGGATGCTGCAGGGCGATCCGGACCTGATCTGCTGTCGGATCGGTCGCTTCAGCACCGGTGAATGCCGGGTGCTGCTGCAGCGCTCCGGGGCGTTGGATTGCCTCTGGGAGGGGGCGAGCGGACTCACCGGATTCGGCTGTGGCGGATGA